The genomic region TCCCCCTGGCGACCTGGTCCGCCGGAATGGTCAGCGCGGTCTCCACCATCAGTTCCCGCTGGCCACCCGAGTGCCGGTGGATCTCCCGCGCGCTCTGGAACTGTTGCAGCGAGGGCGGCAACGCCCACAGGTGTTCCAGCGCCTGGCCGACCTGCCCGAGCCGGGCCATCAGTCCGAGCACCCTGGGCGTCAGGCCCCGGCTGGTGCGGCGGAGCTGGCGGCGGACCACGCCGAGGTAGAGCGTGCCCGGCAGGTTCGGGGGCATCCGTTCGGCGACCAGGTCGACGCAGCGGGCGAAGTGCCGGTCGCTGCCGAACGCGGCGGCGATGGCCTGGCGCAACCCGGGACAGACCAGCCCGGCGGCCTGTTCCGCAAAGGTTCCGCCCGCGCGGGTGACATGTTCGGCGAGGTGCAGCAGCCCGTAGCGGTCCACCGCGGACCAGTCGAGCGCGGCCCAGCTCGGCGCGCCGCCCCGGTAGTGGGCCGCGATGCGGTGGTGCCACTCGGTTTCGTCGATCGCGCAGTCCGGGTGGTCGCGGTGGGCCGCTTCGCCGCGCAGGAACTCGCCGATCGAGGCGTGGTACAGGCTGATCCGGTCCGCGTGCTCCGCCAGCAGCCAGCGCAGCCGGGACAGCGCCGCCCGCACCGCCCTCGGCCAGACCCGGATGCCGCCGAGGGCGAGCAGTTCGGCCGTGCTGACCGGTTCGCGGGCGACGGCGAGCACGCCGAGGATCGGCTGCCCGAGCCCCAGCCACGGATCGGTCAGCCGGTCCTGCGGCCCGGTCGGTTCGCGGATCTCCAGCTGGCCGAGCCGCCGCAGGTCGGCGCGCGCGGTCTCCACGAAGAACCCGTACAACCCGTTGAGGCCGGGCGGGATGCCCTCGAAGCTCAGCAGCCGACTGGTCAGCGCCGGATCGCCCTCGGCCAGCGCACGGGTGTAGGTGGCGAGGTAGAGGAAGTTCCCGGCGGCCCGGGTGACCACGTTCCGGTGAAACTGGTCCAGCAACTCGCCCCTGGCCGCCACCGCGCTCGCGACCGGCTCGGCGCTGAGCACTTTTCCGGCGTAGGCAAGCAGATCCGCCGTCACCTGCCCGGACCCGGGGTCGATGGGCACCTCGGTCAGCGCACGGGCCGAACGCAACGGGCCGAGCTCGGTGTGCGGGCGCGAGCTGAGCACCAGCCGCACGTTCGAGGGCAGTTCCGGTCCCCCGGCCAGCCAGTCCAGCAGGCTGCTCCCGGCGAGCTCGTCCAGCGCGTCGACCAGGATGACGATCCGCGCCGCCGGATCGAGCTCGCGCAGCGCCTCGGCCGGGTCGAGCAGGGCCAGGTGCGCGAGGTTGTCCGGCTCCAGCAACCGGGGCTCCAGGTTCGCCCGCCCGATCTCCACCCCGCTGACCGACCCGGCCACCCCGCCGAGCCGCTGCTCCACCTCCAACACCGCGGTCCGGTGGAACGGCGAGGCGGTGAGGTCCTCGATCCGCACGCCCACCACCCGGCCACCGGCGGCCACGTTCGCCACCCGCTGCCGCACCACCACACCCAGCCGCTCCGGCTGGAACACCTCCGGCCGCTGCCGCGCCAGCTGGTGCCCCACGGCGAGCAGGAAGGACTGCACGTCGGTCCCGGCCAGCACGGTCCGGCTGTCCCGCCGGGCGAAGTACCGCAGCCAGTCCGGATGTCCGTCGGCCAGCGCCGCCAGCAGACTCGTCTTGCCCGCCCCCGGCTCCCCGGTCACCAGCACGTGCCCGCGGTCCAGCGCGGCCTCGACCTCGGCGCGCAGCCAGCCCCGGTCGACGAACCCCGCCCCGGTGTGCTGCTCGACCACCTCCGCGAAACTCAGGCTCACCAGTCGTCTCCCGCCCGGTTCTCGACTAGGACCACTGCGCTTTCAGGACCACTGCGCCTTGTCGACCAGGTTTACCAGTTCGGCCCCGGCCGCGAAGCGCTTCGCGTTTTCCAGCAACACCGCGAACCGCCGGCTGTCCGCGTGCGGTCCCACGCCGGCCACGTGCGGAGTGAGCAGCACATCCGCCCGCCGCCACAGCGGATGGTCCGCGGGCAGCGGCTCCTGCTCGAACACGTCCAACGCCGCCGCAGCCAGGTGCCCGGCATCCAGCGCCGCCACCAGGTCGTCCAGCCGCACGGTGGCCCCGCGCCCGATGTTGACCAGGTACGCCGAGGGCCGGAACAGTGCGAACCGCCGGGCGTCGAGCATGCCCTCGGTGTCCGGCGTGTGCGGCACGGTCAGCACCACCAGGTCCGCCTCCGGCAGCGAGGAGTCCAGCTCCGCCACCGGTCGCAGCTCGGAGAACCCGGCAGGCAGGTCCACCCGCCGCCGGTCCACCCCGGTCACCCTGGTCCCGAACGCGGCGAGCAGCCGCCCGATCTCGCTGCCCA from Crossiella sp. CA-258035 harbors:
- a CDS encoding D-2-hydroxyacid dehydrogenase codes for the protein MSFTLVLVPPQAEETLDWPARLAEAVPGIRVLRPETAADTVAALRTADAVYGALPPELLRHARRLSWLQAPQAGPPAGFYHPELIAHPVQVTNMRDTYTDHVAAHALALVLALARGLPRYLRDQTAARWAPDWAPTAVLPLAEASALVVGVGALGSEIGRLLAAFGTRVTGVDRRRVDLPAGFSELRPVAELDSSLPEADLVVLTVPHTPDTEGMLDARRFALFRPSAYLVNIGRGATVRLDDLVAALDAGHLAAAALDVFEQEPLPADHPLWRRADVLLTPHVAGVGPHADSRRFAVLLENAKRFAAGAELVNLVDKAQWS